AATGGAGCTGGCCACATCCAAAGCGGCATTTTCACGTACATCCTTCAGCCCGGTGGTCGGAAAAGCCATCATTACATACGACATGTTCACATCCTTCTCGAGGGTGAACCCCTGGATGGATTTCCTCTGGGGAACTGCAAAGTCCTGAACGTTTTTCTTAAGATCAGGATTGGGGTTCCATCCCTCGGTCAGGCGCTCTATTTCACTTATTGCCTGGGAGGTTTTCACATCGCCGACCACCACCGCGGTCATGTTGTTGGGAACATAGTACTTGCCGAGGTAGGCCTTGAAATCTTCCCGGGTAATCCCTGAAACGCTTTCCGGAGTTCCCAGCACCGGATGGGCATACGGAGTGCCCGGGAACATGACCTTGAACATCTCCTCGTACAGCTTGCCCATCGGCTCGTCTTCCTTGCGGTTCATCTCTTCCTTGATGACCCCCAGCTCCTTTTTTATTTCCTCTTCGAGGAAGGTGGAATTCCGGATGGCATCGATGAGGACATCGGCGGCCAGCGGAAAATTTCCCGAGGGCAGAACCACGTAGTACGCCGTGTATTCTTTGGAAGTGAACGCATTGTTGTATCCGCCCAGGCCTTTTACCGCACGGTCTATTTCCCCTACTCCGCGTTTTTCTGTCCCTTTGAAGAACATATGCTCATAGAAATGGGAGATGCCCTGTTCATGCTCGGTCTCGTTGATGCTGCCCGTGTTGCACAAGAGATATACCGCAACGATGGGAGCTGTATGCACCTCTTTCACAAGTACATCCAGCCCGTTTTTCAGGGTCACTTTGGTAAAGGGCTCGATAGGCGTCTGGGGCGCCTTGGGATTTTTCCCCGGCGCCGGACTTGCCCATGAAGCGGAAAATACTATGGTAAATGCCGCCATGACAAGGACGGACATATACATGAATTTCATGAATATCCCTTTCAAAGGTAGCGATAGAATGAAATAAGCCCTCATAGAGAGTATCGGAAATGAATTCTTCTCTATGGATTGACAGCGGATTTTTTAGTGATGGAAAAACGATTTTACCTGTGAAGATACGGCACGCATTGTAAGTATACAACATTTTTTCAACGAAAAAAGTTATTTTGTTAGTATGTCAAATGCCCCGTCGCCGCCGAATTCAGGGGCAGCCGGACCGTATTCCCGTACAAACGGGGCGCCCGCTTTTTGTAAAAAATCCTCAACCGCTTTCCTCAGTATTCCCACTCCCCCCTCAGAGTTATTCCCACGGCCGGTGATAATCAGAATACGGAGACGCTTTCCTTTCGCCCTGCTCAAAACACTCCTCACTCGGGCGAGCGCCCGGTCTTTGGTGTAGCCGTGGAGATCCACCGTGAGATCATGAACCGCTCGCGGCCGGGTCGGTTTCTCCGCACCCGGATCGGATCCGTATTTCGCGCTCTGGATGTCCTGCGGTAAATTATCCAGCGCTTTCAGGAAAAGCTCGCGCTCACTGTCATTCATCACGGACCTCAGGCAATTCGGGTTTTCCCAGCCTCATTAAAATTCTGTGCTCTTCAGGACGAAGGAATCCGCTGGTAAGATAGACCACCGGAGGTGCCAGGAGGAGTAACCCCCGGAAAATAATACTTGCCGCATGTCCTTCCAGTTTAATGAATTCCGGGATAAGCGCTATGATCACTGTGAGCAGAAATACAGCGCTCAGCCTTCCGAATTCATACTCGACCGGATACACCCTCCGGGAGAGGAAATAAAGCACTGCCGCCATGGAGATATATGCCACGATGGTAGTATATGCCGCTCCAAATACTCCAAACATCGGAATCATGAGAAAGTTCAATCCGATGTTAAGAAGTGCGCCCACCGCTGTCGCTGCCGGAAGATACCTGGTTTTCTCACGGATAAAAATTCCCGCCAGCATGATGAGGTAAAAACCGTCAATGACATAAGCAAAAGCGACAAACGGAAGTAAACCTGCCAGATAAACAGGATACCTGTCCGGCGGGGCGTACAGGCTGAATAACTCGTTTCGGAACAGGGTGATAGCCAGAAAAACAACACCGATGAACATCGCATAGTAGGTCGCCACCCGTGCAAACATTTTCTGAGCGTCCCTGTCATCCTTCACCGAGAGGAAGAACGGCTGCCATGCCAGCCGGAAAGAGTTCACAAAAACCATGATGCCCGCCATTCCCAGAGCGTACGCTACCCCGTACCCTCCCAGCTCCCGCATTCCCTGGTCTCCGAGAAGGTAAAGGATGAGGAATCGATCGGAATTATCCACAATTCGCATGGCCAGAAGGGTGAATATGGTGGGAACTCCGAAAGCAAGCATCTGCTTCAGCGTGCTTATGGACACATACCGGCCCAGATAGGTGCGGTATACTGGTATGAGCAGAACTGCAATCACTGCCACAACAATCAGGTTGGCCTCGAAAACACCATCAAGACCCCGGCCCATGATTACTACAAACAGAATGTTTAAAGCGATGAACAGAACGAACCGGACGAAGGAAATCACCGAATAGTAAAGGAGACGGTTCTCCGCCCGCAACACCAGAGTAGGATATACTACCACGGTATCGAAAATCATTGTTAAAAACAGGAGCCGAATGAGGTAGCGGTAGGAATCGCTCTTGGTGATGACCTGAGATATGAAGCCATTGAAAAAAAAGGCAGAAAGAAGAAAAATAAGGCCGATCAACATGGTGAAGGTGAATGCCGTGCTCAGCACCTCGTCCCGCTTTTTTTCGTACTCCTTATCCATGAAATACCGGAGGAAGGCATTATCCAGCCCAAGGGTATAGAACAGCCCGAGAAAGGCGGCGGCGCTGTACAGGGCAGTTCGCACTCCCATTTCTTCCTGGGTGAACACATGGGTGTAAATGAAGACCAGGACGAATCCGGTTCCCCGTGATACCGTCTCCGCCAACCCATAGACCACCGAGTGTTTGAACAGACGCTTCAGGTGCTGAAACAAATGGCATCTCCCCTAATAGAAGACTCGGCTAAATTCAATAAAGTTCATTTTAGCGATACCGTATAAAATTGCTTTCAATGAAATAATCAGGAACCGCACGAAAGTCATGAAAGAACATTTTGATCATGGGAAATGAGAAAACAATTTTCGTGTATATTGTGTTTTTAGTAGTTATTCATCACCACGGTTCAAAAAAGCATCTTAATGTCTATTTAAATGGATTAATCCGATTCAAAACATACTTCTTCAACGTCTCCCACCTTCCCGGATACAAATACTTTTCAATATCGAGCTTAAAATCTGAAATCCCCATATCCCCTTCTGCTCTCTTCCCCGCCAAAATCCATATATTGCTCATCTCATCTGCGCCCGAGCTTACCTCAAAATCCGCCAGCCTGAACAACGCCTCAAAGGAATTCGGGGTGAAGGCGTTTATATGTGTCACAGGGTCATAGCCAAGTCTGGCTATCCCCGCGTGTATCTCGCAGGGAACCATCGCATATACCAACCCCTCCTTTTTCAATAGATTGCGGAACATTTTCACAACAGACAGGGGATCGGCTATATGCTCAAGAACCGCCCTACATACAATTGCATCGTAAATTTCTTTTTCGTTTAACTCATGGATGTTGTTCCCGACCTTCCTTATCCCCGCAACCTGCCCTGTCTCATAATCAACCAGGTCGCATTGACATCCGTGCTCCGCAAATGGAACGACAAACCAGCCGCTTGCCCCTCCGCAGTCGAGAATACGGATATTCTCCTTTTTCAACCCACCCATGACAAGGTTATAGATATGTTCTCTGTTACTTTTAGAGTAAGGGTCATTCTCGAGAAATGAATTGTACTCCTCTATCTCC
This genomic interval from Candidatus Latescibacter sp. contains the following:
- a CDS encoding class I SAM-dependent methyltransferase codes for the protein MISDYPCPLCKFRDWKPVQRYIYKAADHSPNSLFRNDRIISLVHYLTGFARSFIYASPKPKRIRERLLNSYERLRREVLFRVWFPDKQEIAITSQYCLNCGFMAYSPRPDENDISEKYRFLGEHSRPEEIEEYNSFLENDPYSKSNREHIYNLVMGGLKKENIRILDCGGASGWFVVPFAEHGCQCDLVDYETGQVAGIRKVGNNIHELNEKEIYDAIVCRAVLEHIADPLSVVKMFRNLLKKEGLVYAMVPCEIHAGIARLGYDPVTHINAFTPNSFEALFRLADFEVSSGADEMSNIWILAGKRAEGDMGISDFKLDIEKYLYPGRWETLKKYVLNRINPFK
- a CDS encoding oligosaccharide flippase family protein — its product is MFQHLKRLFKHSVVYGLAETVSRGTGFVLVFIYTHVFTQEEMGVRTALYSAAAFLGLFYTLGLDNAFLRYFMDKEYEKKRDEVLSTAFTFTMLIGLIFLLSAFFFNGFISQVITKSDSYRYLIRLLFLTMIFDTVVVYPTLVLRAENRLLYYSVISFVRFVLFIALNILFVVIMGRGLDGVFEANLIVVAVIAVLLIPVYRTYLGRYVSISTLKQMLAFGVPTIFTLLAMRIVDNSDRFLILYLLGDQGMRELGGYGVAYALGMAGIMVFVNSFRLAWQPFFLSVKDDRDAQKMFARVATYYAMFIGVVFLAITLFRNELFSLYAPPDRYPVYLAGLLPFVAFAYVIDGFYLIMLAGIFIREKTRYLPAATAVGALLNIGLNFLMIPMFGVFGAAYTTIVAYISMAAVLYFLSRRVYPVEYEFGRLSAVFLLTVIIALIPEFIKLEGHAASIIFRGLLLLAPPVVYLTSGFLRPEEHRILMRLGKPELPEVRDE
- a CDS encoding Smr/MutS family protein, with the protein product MNDSERELFLKALDNLPQDIQSAKYGSDPGAEKPTRPRAVHDLTVDLHGYTKDRALARVRSVLSRAKGKRLRILIITGRGNNSEGGVGILRKAVEDFLQKAGAPFVREYGPAAPEFGGDGAFDILTK
- a CDS encoding pitrilysin family protein, whose protein sequence is MKFMYMSVLVMAAFTIVFSASWASPAPGKNPKAPQTPIEPFTKVTLKNGLDVLVKEVHTAPIVAVYLLCNTGSINETEHEQGISHFYEHMFFKGTEKRGVGEIDRAVKGLGGYNNAFTSKEYTAYYVVLPSGNFPLAADVLIDAIRNSTFLEEEIKKELGVIKEEMNRKEDEPMGKLYEEMFKVMFPGTPYAHPVLGTPESVSGITREDFKAYLGKYYVPNNMTAVVVGDVKTSQAISEIERLTEGWNPNPDLKKNVQDFAVPQRKSIQGFTLEKDVNMSYVMMAFPTTGLKDVRENAALDVASSILGEGRSSRLYRRIVEKEQIASAVQVFIYPLKRAGLFVILGIMDRENVPRFRDVVLEEIVKLRNDASDPEELKKVKTMLKADFEFSNETDSDIASTLGDYNILGILERVTEYERTIDSVSAGDLNAYVKKILDPAAYSLGIINQRIPTDREVRGE